Proteins from a single region of Lysinibacillus sp. JNUCC-52:
- a CDS encoding ribose-phosphate diphosphokinase — translation MPYQYANSQLKIFSLNSNNPLAQEIAQEMGVELGKSSVKHFSDGEIQISIEESIRGCDVFIVQSTSAPVNEHLMELLIMVDAVKRASARTVNVVMPYYGYARQDRKAKAREPITAKLVANLLETAGATRVIVLDLHAPQIQGFFDILIDHLMAVPLLSDYFKSKGIPSEEIVIVSPDHGGVTRARKMAERLKAPIAIIDKRRPKPNVAEVMNIVGNVDGKVAILIDDIIDTAGTITIGADALRAAGAKEVYACCSHPVLSGPAIERIENSAIKELVVTNTIQLSDEKKSPKITELSVAKLMADAISRVYENKSVSTLFD, via the coding sequence ATGCCGTATCAATATGCAAACTCACAATTAAAAATATTTTCACTCAATTCTAATAACCCACTAGCCCAAGAAATTGCGCAAGAAATGGGAGTTGAATTAGGGAAATCTTCAGTTAAGCACTTTAGCGATGGAGAGATTCAAATTAGTATTGAAGAAAGTATTCGTGGTTGTGATGTGTTTATCGTGCAGTCAACTTCTGCACCTGTAAACGAACATTTAATGGAGCTTTTAATTATGGTAGATGCTGTGAAACGCGCATCTGCTCGTACAGTTAACGTTGTAATGCCTTATTATGGTTATGCTCGTCAAGACCGTAAAGCAAAAGCGCGTGAGCCAATTACAGCTAAATTAGTGGCAAACTTACTTGAAACGGCTGGGGCAACACGTGTTATCGTATTAGACTTACACGCACCGCAAATCCAAGGTTTCTTCGATATTTTAATTGACCACTTAATGGCAGTACCTTTACTTTCTGATTACTTCAAATCTAAAGGTATTCCTTCTGAGGAAATCGTAATTGTTTCACCTGACCACGGTGGAGTAACTCGTGCGCGTAAAATGGCAGAACGTTTAAAAGCACCGATTGCAATTATTGACAAACGTCGTCCAAAACCAAATGTTGCAGAAGTAATGAATATCGTTGGTAATGTTGATGGTAAAGTGGCAATCTTGATTGATGATATTATCGATACTGCAGGTACAATTACAATTGGCGCTGACGCATTACGTGCTGCTGGTGCAAAAGAAGTGTATGCTTGCTGCTCACACCCAGTACTATCTGGCCCAGCAATCGAGCGTATTGAAAATTCTGCAATTAAAGAATTAGTCGTAACAAATACAATTCAACTTTCTGATGAGAAAAAATCACCAAAAATTACAGAGCTTTCAGTAGCTAAATTGATGGCAGATGCAATTTCTCGTGTATATGAAAATAAATCAGTAAGTACTTTATTCGATTAA
- the mfd gene encoding transcription-repair coupling factor gives MEVLRQIVSQDKHITSFLQEIQSGNTASQLITGLTGSARPIMVDALFDHVQKPIYIVSPNLLQAQKMADELVGLLGEEYVHYYPADEFIAADLSVASPELRAERIATLDCLARGEKAIYIIPIAGLRKMMPPKEHWIHYFLQTTVGEEVQIEEWLQTLVAMGYVRNSMVTTPGEFALRGGILDIYPPYLEAPIRIELFDTEVDSIRTFSADDQRSIDKLQKVRILPASEVILTKEERIALAGRLESALATSLKKVKKQETKELLYQHIQYDIELLQQGNLPDFVNKYGSLLYDKTAYLGDYFAQDGIVLFDELGRIQEVMDAWEREEEEWFLSLIEEGKMVHEVKPAFSLKEILAMLTQQKLYFSLFSRTFAGITFNKTTNFSCKPMQQFHGQMALLQSEIERWQLGKFTVLIVARDKSRVKRVQQMLEEYDIHATIGEPNDAGLYIIEGGLSSGFELPLQRLAVVTEDELFKQQAKKKSRPQKMTNAERIKSYTEIKPGDYVVHVHHGIGKYIGVETLVVNGTHKDYLHIRYRADDKLYVPVEQIDLIQKYVASEDREPKLHKLGGAEWKKAKAKVSSAVQDIADDLIKLYAKREAEKGHAFAPDNDDQRNFETSFPYEETEDQLRSIIEVKRDMERERPMDRLVCGDVGYGKTEVAIRAAFKAIQDGKQVAFLVPTTILAQQHYETIRDRFQDFAINVGLLSRFRTKKEQAATLKGLKDGQVDIVIGTHRILSKDLTFQDLGLLIVDEEQRFGVTHKEKIKQLKTNVDVLTLTATPIPRTLHMSMVGVRDLSVIETPPANRFPVQTYVMEHSGALVREAIEREMARGGQVFYLYNRVEDMARKVDEIQMLVPEARIGHAHGKMTESQLESVILAFIEGDYDVLVTTTIIETGVDIPNVNTLIVHDADRMGLAQLYQLRGRVGRSNRVAYAYFMYQRDKVLTDVAEQRLQAIKEFTELGSGFKIAMRDLSIRGAGNLLGAQQHGFIDSVGFDLYSQMLEEAIAERQTGVKKEEKPEIEILLNIDAYIPDAYIPDGYQKIQMYKRIKAMDQVDEYEEIVEELQDRFGDLPIETERLLRIARMKIWGLEMGVTSIKEKQKIISILISEEGSAKIDGSKIVTETMKFERAVGFGMDSMQLILTIDERKCNKYHHFDILEEIMQIIANSKKNM, from the coding sequence GTGGAAGTTTTACGACAGATTGTGTCGCAGGACAAACATATCACATCATTTTTACAGGAGATTCAGAGCGGCAATACAGCATCTCAGCTCATCACAGGTTTAACAGGAAGCGCACGGCCAATTATGGTCGATGCGTTATTTGACCATGTACAAAAACCTATTTATATAGTGTCGCCAAATTTATTGCAGGCACAAAAAATGGCGGATGAGCTTGTTGGTTTATTAGGGGAGGAATATGTCCACTATTATCCAGCAGATGAGTTTATTGCTGCAGACTTATCAGTAGCCTCTCCAGAGCTTCGAGCAGAGCGTATCGCAACGCTTGACTGTCTAGCGAGAGGTGAAAAAGCCATTTACATTATACCTATTGCTGGCTTGCGAAAAATGATGCCTCCGAAAGAGCATTGGATACATTATTTTTTACAGACGACGGTAGGCGAGGAAGTACAAATTGAGGAATGGCTCCAAACGCTTGTGGCGATGGGGTACGTCCGCAATTCAATGGTAACTACGCCTGGTGAATTTGCGTTGCGTGGAGGCATTTTAGATATTTATCCTCCATATTTAGAAGCGCCTATTCGAATAGAGTTATTTGATACGGAAGTAGACTCGATTCGTACATTTTCTGCAGATGATCAGCGTTCAATAGATAAATTACAAAAAGTTCGTATTTTACCTGCGTCAGAAGTCATTTTGACAAAGGAAGAGCGAATAGCTTTAGCAGGGCGCTTAGAAAGTGCTTTGGCGACAAGCTTGAAAAAGGTGAAAAAACAGGAGACGAAAGAGCTTCTTTATCAACATATTCAATACGATATTGAACTGTTGCAACAAGGAAACCTACCAGATTTCGTTAATAAATACGGCTCCTTGTTATATGATAAAACGGCTTATTTAGGTGATTATTTTGCACAGGATGGCATCGTATTATTTGACGAGCTTGGTCGTATTCAAGAAGTAATGGATGCGTGGGAGCGTGAAGAAGAAGAGTGGTTTTTATCATTGATTGAAGAAGGGAAAATGGTACATGAGGTAAAGCCAGCCTTTTCTTTGAAGGAGATTTTAGCAATGCTAACACAGCAGAAGCTATATTTCTCATTATTTTCACGTACGTTTGCTGGCATTACGTTCAATAAGACAACTAATTTTTCATGCAAGCCGATGCAGCAATTCCACGGACAAATGGCATTATTACAAAGTGAAATTGAGCGATGGCAGCTCGGTAAATTCACGGTGCTTATCGTAGCTAGGGATAAAAGCCGTGTGAAACGTGTACAGCAAATGCTTGAGGAATATGACATTCATGCAACAATTGGGGAGCCGAATGATGCTGGCCTGTATATTATAGAAGGTGGATTATCAAGCGGATTTGAACTGCCTTTGCAGCGTTTGGCTGTTGTAACAGAGGATGAATTATTTAAACAGCAGGCGAAGAAAAAATCACGACCTCAAAAAATGACCAATGCAGAACGTATTAAAAGCTATACAGAAATTAAGCCTGGCGACTATGTTGTGCACGTACATCATGGGATAGGGAAATATATCGGTGTAGAAACGCTAGTAGTCAATGGTACACATAAAGATTATTTGCATATACGATATCGCGCAGATGATAAGTTATATGTGCCTGTGGAGCAAATCGATTTAATTCAAAAATATGTGGCATCTGAAGATCGAGAGCCGAAGCTACATAAATTAGGTGGAGCGGAGTGGAAAAAAGCCAAAGCGAAGGTTTCCTCTGCTGTTCAAGATATTGCAGATGATTTAATTAAGCTCTACGCCAAGCGAGAAGCAGAAAAAGGGCATGCTTTTGCGCCTGATAATGATGATCAGCGAAATTTTGAGACATCATTCCCTTATGAAGAAACAGAAGACCAACTGCGTTCAATTATTGAAGTAAAACGTGATATGGAACGTGAACGTCCAATGGATCGACTTGTATGTGGTGATGTGGGGTATGGCAAAACAGAGGTAGCCATTCGTGCGGCATTTAAAGCCATTCAAGACGGAAAACAAGTTGCTTTCCTAGTGCCTACGACGATTTTAGCGCAGCAGCACTACGAGACAATCCGTGATCGATTCCAGGACTTTGCCATTAATGTTGGACTCTTATCTCGTTTCCGTACGAAAAAAGAGCAAGCAGCGACATTAAAGGGATTAAAAGATGGGCAAGTTGATATTGTAATAGGAACTCATCGAATATTATCTAAAGATTTAACATTCCAAGATCTTGGCCTACTCATTGTAGATGAGGAACAACGCTTTGGTGTTACACATAAGGAAAAAATTAAACAACTGAAGACGAATGTGGACGTATTAACTTTAACTGCAACGCCTATTCCAAGAACGTTGCATATGTCTATGGTAGGTGTGCGAGATTTATCGGTTATTGAAACGCCCCCTGCTAACCGTTTCCCCGTGCAAACTTATGTGATGGAGCATAGTGGCGCACTTGTACGAGAAGCCATTGAGCGAGAAATGGCACGTGGTGGCCAAGTATTTTACTTATACAATCGAGTAGAGGATATGGCACGGAAGGTGGACGAGATTCAGATGCTTGTCCCTGAGGCACGTATTGGACATGCACACGGTAAAATGACTGAATCACAATTAGAATCTGTCATCTTAGCCTTTATTGAAGGGGATTATGATGTCCTAGTAACGACTACTATTATCGAGACTGGTGTTGATATTCCTAATGTCAACACACTTATTGTTCATGACGCAGATCGAATGGGTTTAGCACAATTGTATCAGTTACGAGGTCGCGTAGGTCGATCAAACCGTGTAGCATATGCCTATTTTATGTATCAGCGTGATAAAGTACTTACAGATGTGGCAGAGCAACGTCTACAGGCTATTAAAGAGTTTACGGAGCTCGGATCTGGTTTTAAAATTGCGATGCGAGATTTATCTATTCGTGGAGCTGGTAATTTATTGGGTGCCCAGCAACATGGCTTTATTGATTCTGTCGGCTTTGACTTGTATTCACAAATGCTCGAAGAGGCCATTGCGGAGCGACAAACTGGCGTGAAAAAAGAGGAGAAGCCAGAGATAGAAATTTTACTCAATATTGATGCATATATTCCAGATGCGTATATTCCAGATGGTTATCAAAAAATTCAAATGTATAAGCGCATTAAAGCGATGGACCAAGTCGATGAATACGAAGAGATTGTTGAAGAATTACAAGACCGTTTCGGTGATTTACCGATTGAAACAGAACGGTTACTTCGTATTGCTCGGATGAAAATTTGGGGACTAGAAATGGGCGTTACATCTATTAAAGAAAAGCAAAAGATTATTTCTATTTTGATCTCTGAAGAAGGCTCTGCAAAAATAGATGGCAGTAAAATTGTAACGGAAACGATGAAATTTGAGCGAGCTGTTGGCTTCGGAATGGATAGTATGCAATTGATATTGACAATTGATGAGCGTAAATGCAATAAATACCATCATTTTGATATATTAGAAGAAATAATGCAGATTATTGCAAATTCGAAAAAAAATATGTGA
- a CDS encoding anti-sigma-F factor Fin, which produces MAIRYRCRHCEVEIGTLPFDADDTIRKLHIFELGEADDYVEKDQHGQTTVHCICEQCEDSLRQYPDYHALNKWIQ; this is translated from the coding sequence ATGGCAATTCGCTACCGTTGTAGGCATTGTGAAGTAGAAATAGGAACACTACCATTTGATGCAGATGATACAATTCGAAAGTTGCATATTTTTGAATTAGGTGAGGCAGACGATTATGTTGAGAAGGATCAACATGGGCAAACGACTGTACACTGCATTTGTGAGCAATGTGAGGATTCGCTTAGACAATATCCAGATTATCACGCACTCAATAAATGGATTCAATAA
- a CDS encoding putative polysaccharide biosynthesis protein: MSERFGMKSYMKGAALLTIAALIVKVLSAIYRVPFQNLVGDEGFYIYQQVYPVISIFVVWTSSGFAVAISKMLADNDCIVNEEERTQKRRSIMRIIFRYLTVLSFIFFGILFVGADVLATMMGDTSLAPLLRTGSFIVLVMPALAVFKGGFQSRGIMEPIAYAQVLEQTVRVSVILAGTFIIMSTTKSLYGAGQMAIIGTVVGEVVGLLLIAFLFRKRFGSFIGKQQQRLASLPVLKEVTLLSLSVSMSSLLLLGYQLVDSFTIFSLLIDSGMDETIAKETKGIYDRGQPLVQLGVVIASSLSLAIVPLVAHMSNKQNGRSAMPFIQLTYRASVLFGWAASLGLILVMPYINAMLFKTDALSEVLMLYVLQIVPLSIILTFTAILQGYGKLKIPAVFLLIGFLLKVVLNVFTIEPMGVLGAAVANNVGLLLTALALVLYLKKITGIQLAPASFYQKISVASLCMAVVVIVWLRFVPTLLQGFLSERLVAVGAGFSAVCIGAVVMITCIAKLRVLVEKEWYLLPFGRRMAVYQLWLNRKK; this comes from the coding sequence ATGTCGGAACGATTTGGTATGAAAAGTTACATGAAGGGAGCGGCATTATTAACCATTGCTGCCCTTATTGTGAAAGTGTTAAGCGCAATTTATCGTGTACCTTTTCAAAATCTAGTTGGTGACGAGGGATTTTACATTTACCAACAAGTGTATCCTGTCATATCTATCTTTGTAGTATGGACGTCAAGTGGTTTTGCTGTAGCCATTTCAAAAATGCTTGCAGATAATGATTGTATAGTAAATGAGGAAGAACGTACACAGAAAAGACGAAGTATAATGCGGATTATTTTCCGCTATTTAACAGTTTTATCTTTTATATTTTTTGGTATTTTATTTGTTGGAGCAGATGTTTTAGCAACAATGATGGGTGATACCAGCCTTGCGCCATTACTACGAACAGGATCTTTTATTGTATTAGTAATGCCAGCACTTGCTGTTTTTAAGGGGGGCTTCCAATCGAGAGGAATTATGGAGCCTATTGCTTATGCACAAGTATTGGAGCAAACGGTAAGAGTTTCTGTCATTTTAGCTGGAACGTTTATCATAATGTCAACAACAAAATCCCTTTATGGGGCAGGGCAAATGGCTATTATTGGAACCGTCGTTGGAGAAGTAGTTGGCTTATTATTAATTGCGTTTCTTTTTAGAAAACGCTTTGGTTCATTTATTGGCAAACAACAACAACGACTTGCAAGCTTGCCTGTGTTAAAAGAAGTAACATTACTTAGTTTAAGTGTAAGTATGAGTAGTTTATTATTGCTAGGCTATCAGCTTGTCGATTCATTTACTATTTTTTCACTACTAATAGATAGTGGGATGGATGAGACAATAGCAAAGGAAACAAAAGGCATTTATGATCGAGGACAACCATTGGTACAGCTAGGGGTTGTTATTGCTTCCTCGTTATCGCTTGCCATTGTGCCCCTTGTTGCACATATGTCTAACAAGCAAAATGGCCGAAGCGCAATGCCGTTTATACAGCTTACGTATAGAGCATCGGTATTGTTTGGCTGGGCAGCTTCCCTAGGGCTAATACTTGTTATGCCTTATATTAATGCCATGCTATTTAAAACAGATGCACTGTCAGAAGTACTCATGCTATATGTCCTACAAATTGTACCATTGTCAATTATTTTGACATTTACAGCGATTTTGCAAGGTTATGGAAAATTAAAAATACCAGCTGTATTTTTATTAATAGGCTTTTTATTAAAAGTAGTGCTAAATGTGTTTACAATTGAACCGATGGGTGTTCTCGGAGCTGCTGTTGCTAATAATGTGGGTCTTTTGTTGACAGCATTAGCGCTCGTACTGTATTTAAAGAAAATAACAGGTATTCAATTGGCACCAGCAAGCTTTTATCAAAAAATTAGTGTTGCCTCATTATGTATGGCAGTGGTCGTAATAGTGTGGCTACGATTTGTCCCTACTTTGTTACAAGGCTTTTTATCTGAACGCCTTGTCGCAGTGGGAGCTGGCTTTAGTGCGGTTTGTATTGGCGCCGTTGTGATGATTACTTGCATCGCAAAGCTACGAGTACTTGTTGAAAAGGAATGGTATCTACTGCCTTTTGGTCGTAGAATGGCTGTTTATCAACTATGGTTAAATAGAAAGAAGTAG
- the pth gene encoding aminoacyl-tRNA hydrolase translates to MKIIVGLGNPGKPYEHTRHNIGFDVIDALAKKWDAPLATSKFNGMYATVHRPEGKVLLVKPLTYMNLSGECVRPLMDYFDIDVKDLIVIYDDLDLETGKLRLRQKGSAGGHNGIKSLIQHLGTQEFNRIRIGVSRPPTGMKVADYVLSKFSKEDNIVMADAINNSVNAIEASLSKPFLDVMSQFNGA, encoded by the coding sequence ATGAAAATTATCGTTGGTTTAGGGAATCCAGGTAAACCGTATGAGCATACAAGACATAATATTGGGTTTGATGTAATTGATGCATTAGCTAAAAAGTGGGATGCGCCATTAGCTACTTCAAAGTTCAATGGCATGTATGCAACAGTACATCGTCCTGAAGGAAAGGTTCTACTTGTTAAGCCGTTAACATATATGAACTTATCAGGTGAATGTGTTAGACCTCTTATGGACTATTTTGATATTGATGTAAAAGATTTAATTGTTATCTATGATGATTTAGATTTAGAAACAGGAAAATTACGTTTGCGTCAAAAAGGTAGTGCGGGTGGACATAATGGCATTAAATCTTTGATTCAACATTTAGGAACACAGGAATTTAACCGAATTCGAATTGGTGTGAGTCGTCCACCGACAGGCATGAAGGTAGCGGATTATGTGCTATCGAAGTTTTCTAAAGAAGACAATATTGTTATGGCAGATGCTATTAATAATAGTGTGAATGCAATAGAAGCGTCTCTTTCAAAACCATTTCTTGATGTGATGAGCCAATTTAACGGTGCATAA
- the mazG gene encoding nucleoside triphosphate pyrophosphohydrolase, whose translation MNTLTIIGLGAGDFNQLQMGVYKKLKAANKLFVRTVDHPVLEELANEGLQFESFDAVYEKHGTFQPVYEEIAQRLIEATSMGDVMYAVPGHPLVAEQTVQLLIQAAEEGQVNVVIEGGQSFLDPIFGALKIDPIEGFQLLDGTSFSMHDINMRQHILIAQVYDTFSASEVKLTLMEKYDDEYPVTVVTAAGSSQEKLVTVPLYELDQSVEVNNLTTVYVPPVTSQEEALRDWTTFRQIIATLRGPNGCPWDQKQTHESLKKYLLEEAHEYLAAVDAEDDFAMIEELGDVLLQVFLHAQIGEDQGYFTLEDVLASVSEKMIRRHPHVFGDVSVEDADGVVANWEAIKAEEKGISDKPLLKEEYRASSALQTAYNYQKRAAKVGFDWPDVDGAWDKFAEEWQEFRHEVAKGSNMTRLDEFGDVLFTLVNLARFYKLSPEEAMLHANEKFARRFGYVEAKVKASGKPFSDYTLEQLDAFWLEAKQLEKE comes from the coding sequence TTGAATACATTAACGATAATTGGCCTTGGTGCGGGTGATTTCAATCAACTGCAAATGGGTGTTTATAAAAAATTAAAAGCGGCAAATAAATTGTTTGTTCGGACGGTCGATCACCCTGTACTAGAGGAGTTAGCGAACGAAGGCTTACAATTTGAAAGCTTTGATGCTGTATATGAAAAGCATGGTACATTCCAGCCAGTATATGAAGAAATTGCACAAAGATTAATCGAGGCCACTTCAATGGGCGATGTAATGTATGCTGTACCTGGTCATCCGCTAGTTGCAGAGCAAACTGTGCAGCTACTTATTCAAGCGGCGGAAGAAGGTCAGGTCAATGTAGTAATAGAAGGTGGTCAGAGCTTCTTAGACCCGATTTTTGGTGCATTAAAAATTGATCCAATTGAGGGCTTTCAATTACTGGATGGTACGAGCTTTTCTATGCATGACATTAATATGCGCCAGCACATTTTAATTGCGCAAGTATATGATACATTCAGTGCGTCGGAAGTGAAGCTGACATTAATGGAGAAATATGATGATGAATATCCAGTAACGGTCGTTACAGCAGCAGGTTCCTCACAAGAGAAGCTAGTGACAGTTCCGCTATATGAGCTTGACCAAAGCGTTGAAGTAAATAATTTAACAACAGTATATGTGCCACCAGTGACTTCACAGGAGGAAGCGTTACGTGATTGGACAACTTTCCGTCAAATTATTGCTACTTTGCGTGGACCAAATGGCTGTCCTTGGGATCAAAAGCAAACACATGAATCATTAAAGAAATATTTACTAGAGGAAGCACATGAATATTTAGCCGCTGTAGATGCAGAGGATGATTTTGCAATGATTGAAGAGCTTGGGGATGTGTTATTACAAGTATTTCTACATGCGCAAATCGGAGAAGATCAAGGCTATTTCACGTTAGAGGACGTGTTGGCTTCCGTTAGTGAAAAGATGATTCGTCGTCATCCACATGTATTTGGAGATGTGTCAGTTGAAGATGCAGACGGTGTTGTTGCTAATTGGGAAGCGATAAAGGCTGAAGAAAAAGGTATTAGTGACAAGCCGTTATTAAAAGAGGAATACCGTGCTTCATCTGCATTGCAAACAGCGTACAATTATCAAAAAAGGGCGGCTAAAGTTGGTTTTGATTGGCCTGATGTAGATGGTGCATGGGATAAGTTCGCAGAAGAGTGGCAGGAATTCCGACATGAAGTGGCGAAAGGGTCTAATATGACGCGCCTCGATGAATTTGGAGATGTGTTATTTACACTCGTGAATTTAGCTCGTTTTTATAAGCTATCACCAGAAGAGGCCATGTTACATGCAAATGAGAAATTTGCAAGACGCTTTGGCTATGTAGAAGCGAAAGTAAAGGCTAGCGGTAAGCCATTTTCAGATTATACACTAGAACAATTAGATGCTTTTTGGCTTGAAGCAAAGCAACTTGAGAAGGAGTAA
- the spoVT gene encoding stage V sporulation protein T, which produces MKATGIVRRIDDLGRVVIPKEIRRTLRIREGDPLEIYTDREGEIILKKYSPINDLGEFAREYVETLYETLGTPAFVTDRDEVIAVAGIGKKEYINRRITSFAEGFMDERSTKIEKMETTIEIVPGQYEQVKSYCATPIMVNGDPIGCIIVLSKVHFVGEVEVKVVETAANFLSKQMNN; this is translated from the coding sequence ATGAAAGCAACAGGAATTGTTCGTCGTATAGATGATTTAGGACGTGTGGTAATACCGAAGGAAATTCGTAGAACGCTACGTATTCGTGAAGGTGACCCGTTAGAAATTTATACGGACCGTGAAGGTGAAATCATTTTGAAAAAGTATTCTCCAATTAATGATTTAGGAGAATTCGCACGTGAGTATGTAGAAACATTGTATGAAACGCTAGGCACTCCAGCGTTTGTAACAGACAGAGACGAAGTAATCGCTGTTGCAGGGATTGGCAAGAAAGAATATATTAATCGCCGTATTACCTCTTTTGCAGAAGGTTTTATGGACGAGCGTTCAACAAAAATTGAGAAAATGGAAACAACTATTGAGATTGTTCCTGGACAATATGAGCAAGTAAAATCATATTGTGCAACACCAATCATGGTAAATGGTGATCCAATTGGTTGTATCATTGTTTTATCTAAAGTCCATTTTGTAGGCGAAGTAGAAGTAAAAGTAGTGGAAACAGCTGCTAATTTCTTATCTAAACAAATGAATAATTGA
- a CDS encoding 50S ribosomal protein L25/general stress protein Ctc: MSTVLSVNKREAGHRSTLTQLRKGGAIPAVIYGYKLDSTPISISAKEFRQFVQKNGRNGVIPVELDGERVNVVVSEVQKCTLKDEVNHVDFLAINMSEELEVDVAVTLVGESVGVSEGGILMQPNLEVKIKVKPTDIPETLELDITKLAIGETIMVADIRDHVDFEIVNEDDHILVTVMAPTASADDETEVEESVESEG, from the coding sequence ATGAGTACAGTCTTAAGTGTAAATAAACGCGAAGCTGGGCATCGTTCAACATTAACCCAACTTAGAAAAGGGGGAGCCATTCCTGCAGTTATTTATGGCTACAAACTAGATTCAACCCCAATTTCTATTTCAGCGAAAGAATTTAGACAGTTCGTTCAAAAAAATGGACGTAATGGTGTTATTCCCGTGGAGTTAGATGGTGAAAGGGTAAATGTCGTTGTATCAGAAGTACAAAAATGTACTCTGAAAGATGAAGTGAATCATGTTGATTTTTTAGCAATTAATATGTCTGAAGAATTAGAAGTAGACGTAGCGGTAACACTTGTTGGAGAATCAGTTGGTGTAAGTGAAGGTGGCATTTTAATGCAGCCTAACTTAGAAGTTAAAATAAAAGTAAAACCTACTGATATTCCAGAAACATTAGAGCTTGATATTACAAAACTAGCAATTGGTGAAACGATTATGGTAGCGGATATTCGCGATCATGTGGATTTTGAAATTGTGAATGAAGATGATCATATTTTAGTAACCGTTATGGCGCCAACAGCTTCTGCAGACGACGAAACTGAAGTTGAAGAAAGCGTTGAGTCAGAAGGTTAA